One Candidatus Zixiibacteriota bacterium DNA window includes the following coding sequences:
- a CDS encoding FAD-binding and (Fe-S)-binding domain-containing protein — protein sequence MPQLSRKATLSAYSSDASIYSLTPREVISVRSRDDVVDALRKAEKTGGSVTARGGGTGLSGGAVGDGFILDFSNFRSILDIDPVAKTVATQVGIIYDELNLALRKHHLFFPPDPSSGDSCQIGGMLANNSSGPRSVKYGLTSDFVEEMDVILSDGRDVTLRPMRLNTPELSAFLAVHTEFKAVLELLRKNSALIKSRWPRLKKNSSGYNLLQVVRDLDNGVFNIPALLVGSEGTLALFTSCKLRLRSIPAQRLTARLYFRSLFDAGSAVEPILALAPSGLEIVDGSTLDLIGREKFGIPNSAAAMLLVEFDENMESSRPSFEELADRLALSSPPEIAEDSVSTAALWRARKAIVPTLYRHHPKKRPVPLVEDVSLPPEQIPSFIKYITELFDSHRLTYGVFGHIGDGNLHIRPLFDLNDKNDMELAVRLYDQIYDQVISLGGSSTAEHADGRLRAPLVRKIYGEEIYQIFARIKQLLDPKNILSPGVILSDAPFTAFIDYDKIKLYCAACGKCNGYCPAYDYFRREDFSPRGWLRMINQSGEERRNLSQYLQYCLNCKNCATVCPAGVDISAEIIKFRAIKPSFISKAAVGFTDTEPLFNLSLKLGKVAQPLLGTPTGKKLTAILGGRKFGFDSSVKFPSLAKRTLRQRHPERISDDGEVALFHGCADNLLASKVGDAIFTVFDRLGVNVSLPPQKCCGLPQEVYGHRASLIEKAKYNLDRLEPFKAVITGCASCLLKLKEYPH from the coding sequence GTCAGGAGTCGTGATGATGTCGTCGATGCGCTTCGCAAGGCTGAAAAGACAGGCGGCTCAGTTACCGCCCGTGGCGGCGGCACCGGCCTTTCCGGAGGCGCTGTCGGTGACGGCTTCATTCTCGATTTCAGCAATTTCCGCTCGATTTTGGATATTGACCCGGTCGCAAAGACTGTCGCCACCCAGGTTGGAATCATCTATGATGAGTTGAATCTGGCGCTCAGAAAACATCACCTCTTTTTTCCCCCCGACCCATCATCGGGTGATTCTTGCCAGATAGGGGGGATGCTTGCCAACAACTCCTCAGGACCCCGCTCGGTCAAATATGGTTTGACCTCCGATTTTGTGGAGGAGATGGACGTCATCCTGTCTGACGGCAGAGATGTTACTCTCCGCCCGATGCGATTAAATACACCGGAATTGTCGGCATTTCTTGCCGTCCATACCGAATTCAAGGCGGTTCTGGAGCTGCTCCGAAAAAATAGCGCGCTTATTAAAAGCCGCTGGCCTCGTCTCAAGAAAAACTCTTCCGGATACAATCTTCTTCAGGTCGTCCGCGACTTGGATAACGGAGTCTTCAATATACCGGCCCTGCTGGTCGGCAGTGAAGGGACACTCGCCCTCTTTACCTCCTGTAAACTGCGGCTTCGTAGTATTCCGGCGCAGCGGCTTACTGCCCGGCTCTATTTCCGTTCGCTGTTTGATGCCGGCAGCGCCGTGGAGCCGATCTTGGCTCTTGCCCCCTCCGGTCTGGAGATTGTTGACGGCTCCACCCTGGACTTGATAGGCCGGGAGAAATTCGGTATCCCGAACTCAGCCGCGGCAATGCTGTTAGTCGAATTTGATGAAAATATGGAATCCTCTCGCCCTTCCTTTGAAGAACTCGCCGACCGCTTGGCTCTCTCTTCACCACCGGAAATCGCCGAAGATTCGGTCTCTACCGCCGCACTCTGGCGCGCCCGCAAAGCGATTGTCCCGACCCTCTATCGTCACCATCCAAAAAAGAGGCCGGTTCCGCTAGTGGAAGATGTTTCTCTTCCGCCGGAACAGATTCCCTCTTTTATCAAATATATCACCGAACTTTTTGATTCGCACCGTCTCACATACGGCGTTTTTGGCCATATTGGTGATGGCAATCTGCATATTCGCCCTCTTTTTGACCTGAACGACAAGAACGATATGGAACTTGCCGTGAGGCTCTATGACCAGATTTATGACCAGGTCATTTCTCTGGGTGGTTCTTCGACAGCAGAGCATGCTGATGGCCGTCTGCGCGCCCCGCTGGTGCGCAAAATCTATGGCGAGGAAATCTACCAGATTTTCGCTCGCATCAAACAACTGCTTGACCCCAAGAATATCCTCTCGCCCGGCGTCATCCTCAGTGACGCTCCCTTTACCGCTTTTATCGATTACGATAAGATTAAGTTGTATTGCGCCGCTTGCGGGAAATGCAACGGCTACTGTCCGGCGTATGACTATTTCCGCCGTGAAGATTTCTCCCCGCGGGGATGGCTCCGGATGATTAATCAATCGGGCGAAGAGCGCCGTAATCTCTCGCAATACCTTCAATACTGCCTTAACTGCAAGAACTGCGCTACTGTCTGTCCCGCCGGAGTCGATATCTCCGCCGAAATCATCAAGTTCCGCGCTATCAAGCCGTCATTTATCTCCAAAGCAGCCGTCGGTTTCACCGACACCGAACCGCTTTTCAATCTTTCGCTCAAACTGGGGAAAGTGGCCCAGCCGTTGCTCGGTACTCCAACCGGGAAGAAACTAACGGCGATACTGGGAGGCAGAAAATTTGGATTCGACTCCTCCGTCAAGTTCCCGTCTCTGGCAAAAAGAACCTTGCGGCAGCGACATCCGGAGCGGATTTCTGATGACGGCGAGGTCGCCCTCTTTCATGGCTGCGCCGATAATCTTCTCGCCTCAAAAGTGGGCGACGCCATCTTCACAGTTTTCGACCGCCTTGGCGTCAATGTCTCTCTCCCGCCTCAAAAATGCTGCGGCTTGCCCCAAGAAGTTTATGGTCATCGCGCCAGTCTCATCGAGAAAGCGAAATACAATCTTGATAGATTGGAGCCATTCAAGGCGGTCATTACCGGATGCGCCTCCTGCCTGCTGAAACTGAAAGAGTACCCTCAT